Proteins from a single region of Bdellovibrio bacteriovorus HD100:
- a CDS encoding DUF899 family protein, which translates to MLNENPLGEIQKIENDIYRLQRRLEALRKENPPLEVKNYIFKNLNGEVTLRDLFDGKDRLLAIHNMGQGCRSCTLWADGYNAFLPALEEQFTVVLFSKDAPEVQRRFANDRGWRFNMVSHGGGLYIREQSVVPGRNNMPGLVYYERRGERIFKKNSSVVGPGDTFCPVWSLLSLAGIGMDEWTPQYRYWSRPERLDDGGMNLSL; encoded by the coding sequence ATGTTGAATGAAAATCCTCTGGGCGAAATTCAAAAAATTGAAAACGATATTTATCGGTTGCAGCGTCGACTGGAAGCCTTAAGAAAAGAAAACCCTCCGCTGGAAGTCAAAAACTACATCTTCAAAAATCTGAACGGGGAAGTCACTTTGCGCGATCTTTTTGATGGCAAGGACCGACTGCTGGCCATTCATAATATGGGACAGGGATGTCGCTCCTGCACACTGTGGGCGGATGGCTACAATGCTTTTTTGCCTGCGCTGGAAGAACAGTTCACTGTTGTGCTTTTTTCAAAAGACGCCCCGGAAGTGCAGCGTCGTTTTGCCAATGACCGTGGCTGGCGTTTTAATATGGTGTCTCATGGGGGCGGTCTTTATATCCGTGAACAAAGTGTGGTGCCGGGCAGGAACAATATGCCGGGACTGGTGTACTACGAACGGCGCGGAGAGCGGATCTTCAAAAAAAACAGCAGCGTGGTGGGACCTGGGGATACCTTTTGCCCGGTGTGGAGTCTGCTCAGTCTGGCCGGCATCGGCATGGATGAGTGGACGCCCCAGTACCGTTACTGGAGCCGCCCGGAAAGACTGGACGACGGCGGTATGAATCTGAGTCTTTAG
- a CDS encoding SpoIIAA family protein, which yields MLKVTAEHPEFKYIEILVDGDISKDSVVPLLNLIQKRIDDWGEVSVLEEVRDIGKVELAAFWKDLRFGIKNLKKIPKAAIVTDIHWVKNVSNFFDPIVGTDIEVFTRKELDQARAWLAEKEPDEATINKTSGLRNP from the coding sequence ATGCTGAAAGTGACCGCTGAACACCCGGAATTCAAATACATAGAAATTCTGGTCGATGGAGATATTAGTAAGGATTCCGTTGTACCTCTTCTGAATCTGATACAAAAACGCATTGATGACTGGGGTGAAGTCAGTGTTTTGGAAGAAGTTCGTGATATCGGCAAGGTAGAGCTTGCCGCCTTCTGGAAGGACCTTCGTTTTGGCATAAAAAATCTCAAGAAAATTCCAAAAGCTGCTATAGTCACAGACATCCACTGGGTGAAAAACGTCAGTAATTTCTTTGATCCGATTGTGGGCACTGACATCGAGGTTTTCACTCGCAAAGAGCTGGATCAGGCCCGCGCCTGGCTGGCGGAAAAGGAACCTGATGAAGCAACGATCAATAAAACAAGTGGCCTCCGCAATCCGTGA
- a CDS encoding pirin family protein has protein sequence MKQRSIKQVASAIREDIDDLVTRRALPTNQVRIVDPFLFLNHHGPQTYPSPNQGLPFGPHPHRGFETVTFILEGDIAHRDSGGHESVINAGGVQWMTAGDGLVHEEVSSAEFMKNGGPLEILQLWVNLPAKLKRTKPNYKGLQAPDIPKIKTDDGKVTVDVVSGTWMGEKGAFNPLVDIQCQVLHLKTSAQLDLTVSAPRNVFFYVVRGTVTVNGQTAERFQLVEFNNDGDTLRVNAEEDAVILFAHADPFNEPVISHGPFVMNTKAEIIEAIEDYQAGKFG, from the coding sequence ATGAAGCAACGATCAATAAAACAAGTGGCCTCCGCAATCCGTGAGGATATTGACGATCTTGTCACGCGACGCGCACTTCCCACCAATCAAGTGCGCATCGTGGATCCATTTTTGTTTTTGAATCACCACGGTCCACAGACTTATCCCTCTCCGAATCAGGGTCTGCCCTTCGGTCCCCATCCGCACCGCGGCTTTGAAACAGTGACTTTCATTCTTGAAGGCGACATCGCCCATCGGGACAGCGGCGGACACGAAAGTGTGATCAACGCCGGTGGTGTGCAATGGATGACTGCCGGAGACGGCCTGGTCCATGAAGAGGTCTCTTCCGCCGAATTTATGAAAAATGGCGGACCGTTGGAGATTCTTCAGCTGTGGGTGAATCTTCCCGCCAAACTTAAAAGAACCAAACCCAACTATAAAGGTCTGCAGGCTCCGGACATTCCCAAGATCAAAACCGACGATGGCAAAGTGACCGTGGATGTGGTCTCAGGAACCTGGATGGGGGAAAAAGGCGCTTTCAATCCTTTGGTGGATATTCAGTGCCAGGTGCTTCACCTGAAAACATCCGCCCAGCTGGATCTGACCGTGTCAGCCCCGCGGAATGTTTTCTTTTATGTCGTGCGCGGAACTGTGACGGTTAATGGCCAGACCGCCGAACGGTTTCAGCTGGTTGAATTTAACAACGACGGTGACACCTTGCGGGTGAATGCGGAAGAAGATGCCGTGATCCTTTTTGCCCATGCTGATCCTTTCAATGAGCCCGTGATTTCACACGGACCGTTTGTGATGAACACCAAAGCAGAAATCATCGAGGCCATTGAAGACTATCAAGCCGGGAAATTCGGCTAA